In a single window of the Rhinolophus ferrumequinum isolate MPI-CBG mRhiFer1 chromosome 21, mRhiFer1_v1.p, whole genome shotgun sequence genome:
- the ANKRD40CL gene encoding LOW QUALITY PROTEIN: putative ANKRD40 C-terminal-like protein (The sequence of the model RefSeq protein was modified relative to this genomic sequence to represent the inferred CDS: inserted 1 base in 1 codon; substituted 2 bases at 2 genomic stop codons): KPQQDVREKSAVGVQSPKESDFIEVELNRXELSYQNRLKVXCELGINPEQVEKIRKLPNTLLRKDKDILTMELXEVELILMKNGSSEVIDYTPSLTERPCYNCNAVKMTY; this comes from the exons AAACCCCAACAGGACGTGAGGGAGAAGTCAGCAG TCGGAGTTCAGAGCCCCAAAGAAAGTGACTTCATTGAAGTTGAACTGAACAGGTAAGAGCTCAGTTACCAAAATCGACTAAAAG GGTGTGAGCTGGGCATTAACCCAGAGCAAGTGGAAAAGATCAGAAAGCTACCAAACACACTGCTAAGG AAGGACAAAGACATTCTAACTATGGAACTTTGAGAAGTAGAACTCATTTTGATGAAAAATGGAAGCTCTGAAGTGATAGACTACACACCGTCTCTGACCGAGAGGCCCTGCTACAATTGCAATGCTGTGAaaatgacatattaa